In the genome of Brachypodium distachyon strain Bd21 chromosome 3, Brachypodium_distachyon_v3.0, whole genome shotgun sequence, the window GACCGCCGCGTCCCTGACCCTGTTGCCGCCGGTGCCGTGGGCGGAGAGCTGGTACGGGCAGTTGAAGTAGGACTGCTGCGGCCGCGAGCGGTGCAAgatccggccgccgcggaACACCGCGAAGCCGCTGTCGCCGACGTAGGCAAATCTGAGGACCGcgccggagagggagaggatgaCGGCCGTGGAGGCTGCTAGGGTTGGCGTGCGCGAGAGGGAATCGACCGTGTGGTGGTAGGCTCGGTCCAGGAGCGTGTAGGGGCAGACGGGTTggggtgaggaggaggaggaggaggcgaggagggcgtGGGCGTGGGCCATGAGGCCGCgcgagaaggcggcggcgtccgcgcaTAGCCCGCGGCAGCCCCCGACGCCGTCCGCGACGCCGATCACGCCGGACGCGGCGTGGATGAAGTGCGCGTCTTCGTCGTGGTCGGGCATGTAGCAGGACGCGGGTACCATCCTCAGGGGGGCCTCGTCGCAGTCCATGGGGTCCTCCTGCTCATGCGTGCTCGTCTCCATGGGTAGCGGCGTGCCAAGTCTTCGcgctcgcggcgtcgccttgTAGCTAGCTACTTCTCGCGGGCACGCAGGCCGGATCGATCGAGTTCTCTGCGCGCTCCAGTCGAGTTCTGGGCTCTTTTAGGGGCGAGATTCTAGGTCTCGCGCGACCTTTTTTACATTACTGATCCGATTTCCGAGGGATTGAGTCGCCGATTTGATTTCCATCTCGAGTTTGCTCCGGAATCGGACACGCTTGCCAGGGGCAGTTGGTTATTTTTGAATCCGATGTATATGGAGCGACCGGTCGATTTCTTCTTGCTGCTCCGAACCATCTCTGCAAG includes:
- the LOC100833597 gene encoding putative protein phosphatase 2C 24, with the translated sequence METSTHEQEDPMDCDEAPLRMVPASCYMPDHDEDAHFIHAASGVIGVADGVGGCRGLCADAAAFSRGLMAHAHALLASSSSSSPQPVCPYTLLDRAYHHTVDSLSRTPTLAASTAVILSLSGAVLRFAYVGDSGFAVFRGGRILHRSRPQQSYFNCPYQLSAHGTGGNRVRDAAVGQVPVAAGDVVVAGSDGLFDNLFDSGMERIVQLGAALRFPARTMADFMASHAYSKARSRTEDSPFSAACREQGVVGSVGGKMDDITVVVAYIE